One segment of Streptomyces bathyalis DNA contains the following:
- a CDS encoding sensor histidine kinase — protein MNDLVRQHTALSDTDLEWLHLLISEWQLLSDLSFADLVLWVPTRDGTRYVSVAQMRPNTGPTSHQDDMVGHLVPRGRRPLLDAALDEGRIVREGDPEWREEVPVRVESIPVCRENRVLGVIARNTNLLTVRTPSRLELTYLQSASDLAQMIAAGSFPFPGEQLDIDHLPRVGDGLIRLDSDGIVQYASPNALSAYHRLGLATEIVGLHLGRVTAELAPSRAPVDEALVKLASGWAPRGAEVEANDCVVQLRAIPLEPKGTRIGSLILLRDITEVRRRERELMTKDATIREIHHRVKNNLQTVAALLRLQARRMDSDRGRDALNEAVRRVGSIAIVHETLSQTLDERVEFDEIADRVLAMVAEISPGRVTGHRTGHFGVLEAEVATPLSMVLTEVLQNALEHGFGPGEQGTIEVGAVRSGGKGKGKEPGRLLVTVQDDGRGLPEGFDPKQTGNLGLQIVRTLVEGELGGEFDMLPAPERGTRVVLDLPVSVEKRER, from the coding sequence ATGAACGACCTCGTACGGCAGCACACGGCCCTCTCGGACACCGACCTGGAGTGGCTGCATCTGCTGATCTCCGAGTGGCAGCTGCTCTCGGACCTCTCCTTCGCGGACCTCGTGCTGTGGGTGCCCACGCGGGACGGTACGCGCTACGTCTCCGTCGCCCAGATGCGCCCCAACACCGGGCCGACCTCCCACCAGGACGACATGGTGGGCCACCTCGTGCCGCGCGGCCGGCGGCCGCTGCTGGACGCGGCACTCGACGAGGGCCGCATCGTGCGCGAGGGAGACCCGGAGTGGCGCGAAGAGGTGCCCGTACGGGTCGAGTCCATCCCGGTGTGCAGGGAGAACCGCGTCCTCGGCGTCATCGCGCGCAACACCAATCTGCTGACCGTGCGCACGCCCAGCCGGCTCGAACTCACCTATCTGCAGAGCGCGTCCGACCTCGCCCAGATGATCGCCGCGGGCTCCTTCCCCTTCCCCGGCGAGCAGCTAGACATCGATCATCTGCCGCGCGTGGGCGACGGGTTGATCCGGCTCGACTCGGACGGCATCGTCCAGTACGCCAGCCCGAACGCCCTCTCCGCGTATCACCGGCTCGGTCTGGCCACCGAGATCGTGGGGCTGCACCTCGGCCGGGTCACCGCCGAACTCGCGCCCTCCCGTGCCCCCGTCGACGAGGCTCTGGTGAAGCTGGCCAGCGGCTGGGCCCCGCGCGGCGCGGAGGTCGAGGCCAACGACTGCGTCGTACAGCTGCGCGCCATCCCGCTCGAACCCAAGGGCACGCGCATCGGTTCGCTCATCCTGCTGCGCGACATCACCGAAGTGCGGCGGCGCGAGCGGGAGTTGATGACCAAGGACGCCACGATCCGCGAGATCCACCATCGGGTGAAGAACAACCTGCAGACGGTTGCCGCGCTGCTGCGTCTTCAGGCCCGCAGGATGGACTCGGACCGTGGGCGGGACGCGCTCAACGAGGCCGTGCGGCGGGTCGGTTCGATCGCCATCGTCCACGAGACGCTCTCCCAGACCCTGGACGAGAGGGTCGAGTTCGACGAGATCGCCGACCGAGTGCTGGCGATGGTCGCCGAGATCTCTCCCGGCCGGGTGACCGGCCATCGCACGGGCCACTTCGGGGTGTTGGAGGCGGAGGTCGCCACACCCCTTTCGATGGTGCTGACGGAGGTCCTGCAGAACGCACTGGAACACGGCTTTGGGCCGGGCGAACAGGGCACGATCGAGGTCGGTGCGGTGCGCTCGGGAGGCAAGGGCAAGGGCAAGGAGCCGGGGCGGCTGCTGGTCACCGTCCAGGACGACGGGCGCGGCCTGCCCGAGGGCTTCGATCCCAAGCAGACGGGCAACCTCGGGCTGCAGATCGTACGGACCCTGGTCGAGGGCGAGTTGGGCGGAGAGTTCGACATGCTCCCCGCACCGGAACGCGGCACGCGCGTCGTCCTCGACCTCCCGGTCTCGGTGGAGAAGCGCGAACGCTGA
- a CDS encoding GNAT family N-acetyltransferase: protein MIRVAAPSDVPAIHAMIRELAEYERALEHAKATERQLHDALFSEHPAVFALIAEGTTESDPVGFALWFLNFSTWTGTHGVYLEDLYVRPSARGAGHGKQLLSALAGICVERGYERFEWWVLDWNDPSIGFYRSLGAEPMEEWTVFRMSGEPLRKLADGNTA from the coding sequence ATGATCAGAGTCGCGGCCCCGTCCGACGTACCGGCCATCCACGCGATGATCCGCGAACTCGCCGAGTACGAGCGGGCACTGGAGCACGCGAAGGCAACGGAGCGGCAGTTGCACGACGCCCTGTTCTCCGAACACCCCGCGGTCTTCGCTCTGATCGCCGAGGGGACCACGGAGAGTGACCCCGTCGGTTTCGCTCTGTGGTTCCTCAATTTCTCCACATGGACCGGTACTCACGGTGTGTATCTGGAGGACCTGTACGTGCGCCCGTCCGCGCGCGGCGCCGGGCACGGGAAGCAACTGCTTTCAGCCCTTGCCGGAATCTGTGTCGAACGGGGTTATGAACGCTTCGAGTGGTGGGTATTGGACTGGAACGACCCCTCAATCGGTTTTTACAGATCACTTGGCGCCGAACCGATGGAGGAGTGGACGGTCTTCCGGATGTCAGGGGAACCACTGAGGAAGCTGGCCGACGGCAACACAGCGTAA
- a CDS encoding glycoside hydrolase family 3 protein, translated as MTTLATGTESLTRDALTVLQPGFTGTSAPEWLLRQLGEGLASVGLFGRNIESPEQLAALTAQLREVRPEVLVAIDEEGGDVTRLEARTGSSFPGNLALGHVDDTALTRAVAHELGRRLAACGVNLNWAPSADVNSNPDNPVIGVRSFGDDPLLVARHTVAYVEGLQSAGVAACVKHFPGHGDTAVDSHHALPRIDADMGTLRERELVPFQAAIDSGAKGVMSAHILLPALDESLPGTLSPAALMGLLRASREDGGLGHTGLIVTDGMEMQAISGTYGLERGSVLAVAAGADALCVGGGLADEETVLRLRDALVRAVHDGELTEQRLADAAARVRTLARWTNGAGAAARGGARAEAPEVPESGGARAGTATGVGLEAARRALSVTVPGAGAAASGTLPFEPLTGPAFVASFSPAANIAVGGETPWGVAAELTRLLPGTATATYAADAARAGSSGPVASVLADAADRRIVAVVRDVHRHPWMADALDALLASRPDTVVVEMGVPQAPPAGALHIATHGAARVCGLAAAEVIAGQAAGTDTRGD; from the coding sequence ATGACCACGCTCGCAACCGGCACCGAGAGCCTCACCCGGGACGCTCTGACCGTGCTCCAGCCCGGCTTCACCGGCACCAGCGCGCCAGAGTGGCTGCTGCGGCAGCTCGGTGAGGGGCTCGCCTCCGTCGGCCTGTTCGGACGCAACATCGAATCGCCGGAGCAGCTCGCCGCGCTCACCGCCCAGCTGCGCGAGGTGAGGCCCGAGGTACTGGTCGCGATCGACGAGGAGGGCGGCGACGTGACCCGCCTGGAGGCCCGGACGGGATCGTCCTTCCCCGGAAACCTCGCCCTGGGCCACGTCGACGACACCGCTCTCACGCGCGCGGTCGCGCACGAGCTCGGCCGCCGTCTCGCCGCGTGCGGGGTCAACCTCAACTGGGCGCCCTCCGCGGACGTCAACTCCAACCCCGACAACCCCGTCATCGGCGTCCGCTCCTTCGGCGACGACCCGCTGCTGGTCGCCAGACACACCGTCGCGTACGTCGAGGGGCTTCAGTCCGCCGGCGTGGCCGCCTGCGTGAAGCACTTCCCCGGACACGGTGACACGGCCGTCGACTCCCACCACGCCCTGCCCCGCATCGACGCCGACATGGGCACCCTGCGCGAGCGTGAACTCGTCCCGTTCCAGGCGGCGATCGACTCGGGCGCCAAGGGCGTGATGAGCGCCCACATCCTGCTGCCCGCCCTCGACGAGTCCCTGCCTGGCACGCTCAGTCCCGCCGCTCTCATGGGTCTGCTACGCGCGTCACGTGAAGACGGCGGCCTCGGACACACCGGCCTGATCGTCACTGACGGCATGGAGATGCAGGCCATCTCCGGCACCTACGGCCTGGAGCGTGGCAGCGTCCTGGCAGTCGCCGCGGGAGCGGACGCGCTGTGCGTCGGCGGGGGGCTGGCCGACGAGGAGACCGTGCTGCGGCTGCGCGACGCACTCGTACGGGCCGTTCACGACGGCGAGTTGACGGAGCAGCGCCTCGCCGATGCCGCGGCCCGCGTGCGTACGCTCGCGCGCTGGACGAACGGCGCCGGCGCCGCCGCCCGGGGCGGGGCACGGGCGGAAGCCCCGGAGGTCCCGGAGTCCGGCGGGGCACGGGCCGGCACCGCCACCGGTGTCGGCCTCGAAGCGGCCCGCCGCGCCTTGAGCGTCACCGTGCCCGGCGCCGGCGCCGCCGCCTCCGGGACGCTGCCGTTCGAGCCGCTCACCGGGCCCGCGTTCGTCGCCTCGTTCTCACCGGCCGCGAACATCGCCGTCGGCGGGGAGACCCCGTGGGGTGTCGCCGCCGAACTGACACGGCTGCTGCCGGGCACTGCCACCGCGACGTACGCGGCGGACGCGGCCCGCGCCGGGTCGTCCGGGCCGGTCGCAAGCGTGCTCGCCGATGCGGCGGACCGTAGGATCGTCGCCGTGGTACGCGACGTGCACCGTCATCCGTGGATGGCCGACGCGCTGGACGCCCTGCTCGCCTCACGTCCGGATACCGTCGTGGTCGAGATGGGAGTGCCGCAGGCGCCGCCCGCCGGAGCGCTGCACATCGCCACCCACGGAGCCGCCCGGGTGTGCGGACTGGCAGCTGCCGAGGTCATCGCCGGACAGGCTGCTGGCACTGACACGCGGGGTGACTGA
- a CDS encoding SIS domain-containing protein, with the protein MSATSASTPEQASSPGRSRSAPGRVMSGEMAEQPAVLRRILDEGAPRIREIAEEVAARSPRFVLLTARGTSDNAALYAKYLLEILLGKPCGLTSMSTTTAYGARPDLTDCLVITVSQSGGSPDLVASTRAAREAGALTLAVTNNSASPLAEVSEFHIDVLAGEEKALPATKTYTAELLALYLFVDGMRGGQGAGKAELLPDLAQSVLDRRGEVKALAGRYRFAERMVLTSRGYGYPTAKEAALKLMETSYIPALSYSGADLLHGPLAMVDNISPVIAVVTDGKGGEALQPVLDRLRDRGADLVVIGSREEVDRASAGFALPTEGLPEELQPILEIIPLQMLAYEVTIARGQDPDAPRALAKVTETR; encoded by the coding sequence ATGTCCGCCACGTCGGCATCGACACCCGAGCAGGCCTCATCGCCGGGCCGTTCCCGCAGCGCGCCGGGCAGGGTGATGTCCGGTGAGATGGCCGAACAGCCGGCCGTGCTGCGCCGCATCCTCGACGAGGGGGCGCCGAGGATCCGCGAGATCGCCGAGGAGGTCGCGGCCCGCAGTCCCCGCTTCGTGCTCCTGACCGCCCGCGGCACGTCCGACAACGCCGCGCTCTACGCGAAGTACCTGCTGGAGATCCTTCTGGGCAAGCCCTGCGGCCTGACGTCGATGTCGACGACCACTGCCTACGGTGCCAGGCCGGACCTGACGGACTGCCTCGTCATCACTGTCAGCCAGTCGGGCGGCTCGCCGGATCTCGTCGCCTCCACGCGGGCGGCGCGTGAGGCGGGTGCGCTCACCCTCGCGGTGACGAACAACTCCGCCTCGCCGCTGGCGGAGGTCAGCGAGTTCCATATCGACGTCCTGGCCGGCGAGGAGAAGGCCCTTCCGGCGACGAAGACCTACACGGCCGAACTCCTCGCGCTGTACCTCTTCGTGGACGGTATGCGCGGCGGCCAGGGCGCCGGCAAGGCGGAGCTGCTGCCGGACCTGGCGCAGTCGGTGCTCGACCGGCGGGGGGAGGTCAAGGCGCTCGCCGGGCGCTACCGGTTCGCCGAGCGGATGGTGCTCACCTCCCGCGGCTACGGCTACCCGACGGCGAAGGAGGCGGCACTGAAACTGATGGAGACCAGCTACATTCCCGCGCTGTCCTACTCGGGCGCCGATCTGCTGCACGGCCCGCTGGCCATGGTCGACAACATCTCGCCGGTCATCGCCGTCGTCACCGACGGCAAGGGCGGAGAGGCGCTGCAACCCGTACTCGACCGCCTCCGTGACCGCGGGGCCGACCTCGTCGTCATCGGCAGCCGCGAGGAGGTGGACCGTGCGTCCGCGGGCTTCGCTCTGCCGACGGAGGGGCTTCCGGAGGAGCTTCAGCCCATTCTCGAGATCATCCCGCTGCAGATGCTCGCGTACGAGGTCACCATCGCCCGCGGCCAGGACCCGGACGCACCCCGCGCGCTGGCCAAGGTGACGGAGACGCGCTGA
- a CDS encoding WhiB family transcriptional regulator: MDWRHHAVCREEDPELFFPIGNTGPALLQIEEAKAVCRRCPVMEQCLQWALESGQDSGVWGGLSEDERRAMKRRAARNRARNNAATA, encoded by the coding sequence ATGGACTGGCGTCACCACGCCGTTTGCCGCGAGGAAGACCCCGAGCTGTTCTTCCCCATCGGCAACACTGGTCCTGCGCTGCTGCAGATCGAGGAAGCGAAGGCCGTCTGCCGTCGCTGCCCCGTCATGGAGCAGTGCCTGCAGTGGGCCCTGGAGTCCGGCCAGGACTCCGGTGTCTGGGGGGGCCTCAGCGAGGATGAGCGCCGCGCGATGAAGCGCCGTGCCGCCCGCAACCGGGCGCGGAACAACGCCGCGACCGCCTGA
- a CDS encoding diacylglycerol/lipid kinase family protein, whose translation MRALLVVNPVATTTSLRTREVITHALASDLELDVVTTESRGHARELARLAAQNGETKLVIALGGDGTVNEVVNGLLHQGPDPEGLPRLAVVPGGSTNVFARALGLPNHAVEATGQLLDAIESGRERTIGLGLASGVPDTEDACLRPRWFTFCAGLGFDAGVVGRVEQKRELGKRSTHALYVRQVLKQFAKEQHRSRGTIRLEREGHEPLEDLVASIVCNTAPWTYLGNRPVYAAPQASFDTALDVLGLSRLTPLAMSRYGTQLLTSSPERGPRGKHAVTLHDVVDFTLHSQVPLPFQMDGDHLGVRNSVNFTGVRRALRVIA comes from the coding sequence ATGCGCGCACTCCTCGTCGTCAATCCGGTAGCCACCACCACCAGCCTGCGCACTCGTGAGGTGATCACCCATGCACTCGCGAGTGACCTCGAGCTGGACGTGGTGACGACGGAGTCCCGCGGGCACGCCCGCGAACTCGCACGGCTGGCGGCGCAGAACGGCGAGACGAAGCTGGTGATCGCGCTCGGCGGCGACGGCACCGTCAACGAGGTCGTGAACGGTCTGCTGCACCAGGGGCCGGACCCCGAAGGACTCCCCCGTCTCGCGGTGGTGCCCGGCGGCTCCACCAACGTCTTCGCCCGCGCGCTGGGCCTGCCGAACCACGCCGTCGAGGCGACCGGCCAGCTGCTCGACGCCATCGAATCGGGCCGTGAGCGCACCATCGGCCTCGGTCTTGCTTCGGGAGTACCGGACACCGAGGACGCGTGTCTGCGTCCGCGCTGGTTCACCTTCTGCGCCGGCCTCGGCTTCGACGCGGGAGTGGTGGGCCGCGTCGAACAGAAAAGGGAACTCGGCAAGCGTTCGACTCATGCTCTGTACGTGCGGCAGGTGTTGAAGCAGTTCGCGAAGGAACAGCACCGCAGCCGCGGCACGATCAGGCTGGAGCGGGAAGGCCACGAGCCGCTCGAGGATCTCGTGGCGTCGATAGTCTGCAACACCGCGCCGTGGACCTACCTGGGCAACCGTCCCGTCTACGCCGCCCCTCAGGCCTCCTTCGACACCGCCCTCGACGTGCTCGGACTCTCGCGGCTGACGCCCTTGGCCATGAGCCGGTACGGCACTCAATTGCTCACGTCGAGCCCCGAGCGCGGGCCCCGCGGTAAACACGCGGTAACCCTCCATGACGTGGTGGACTTCACCTTGCATTCGCAGGTTCCACTGCCGTTTCAGATGGACGGTGACCACCTGGGAGTGCGGAACAGCGTGAACTTCACAGGCGTACGCCGTGCACTGCGTGTGATTGCTTAA
- a CDS encoding carbohydrate ABC transporter permease produces the protein MSVQTDDAPPPVRSTPRTTPPGTRPYADDRPGGPKQTTGRLPYLLLLPALAATAVLLGWPLVMNGLLSFQNLNMTQLIQHVTDWAGTDNYRATLGSEDFWRVTLRSVLFTAVNVAVIMLFGTLTGLLLARLGPRMRLLLSSGLVLAWAMPVIAATTVYQWLFAQRFGVVNWVLDAVGIHSMAGFNWTGGQIPTFFVISLLIVWTSVPFVAINLYAATTTIPKELYEAAALDGASARQSFATVTLPFLRPFLLVMTFLEVIWIFKAFPHIFAINEGGPDRLTETLPVYAFVEGVGNQHYGTGAAISVLTIVILLGLMSYYLRAAMRQEEDEK, from the coding sequence ATGTCAGTGCAGACCGACGACGCGCCGCCACCGGTGCGCAGCACACCTCGCACAACACCGCCCGGGACGCGCCCTTACGCCGACGACCGGCCCGGCGGGCCGAAGCAGACCACCGGCAGGCTGCCGTACCTGCTGCTGCTCCCGGCGCTGGCGGCAACCGCCGTGCTCCTCGGCTGGCCGCTGGTGATGAACGGCCTGCTCTCCTTCCAGAACCTCAACATGACGCAGCTGATCCAGCACGTCACCGATTGGGCAGGCACTGACAACTACCGCGCCACGCTTGGCAGTGAGGACTTCTGGCGGGTCACGTTGCGGTCGGTGCTCTTCACCGCCGTCAACGTCGCCGTGATCATGCTGTTCGGCACGCTGACGGGGCTGCTGCTCGCCCGGCTCGGCCCGCGCATGCGGCTGCTGCTCTCGTCCGGCCTCGTGCTCGCCTGGGCGATGCCGGTCATCGCCGCTACGACCGTCTACCAGTGGCTGTTCGCGCAGCGCTTCGGCGTCGTCAACTGGGTGCTGGATGCAGTGGGCATCCACTCCATGGCCGGCTTCAACTGGACCGGCGGGCAGATCCCGACGTTCTTCGTCATCTCCCTGCTCATCGTCTGGACGTCGGTGCCGTTCGTCGCGATCAACCTCTACGCGGCGACGACGACCATCCCCAAGGAGCTGTACGAGGCCGCCGCGCTGGACGGTGCGAGCGCGCGGCAGAGCTTCGCGACGGTCACCCTTCCGTTCCTGCGGCCGTTCCTCCTGGTGATGACGTTTCTCGAAGTCATCTGGATATTCAAGGCGTTCCCGCACATCTTCGCGATCAACGAGGGCGGGCCGGACCGCCTCACCGAGACCCTGCCCGTCTACGCATTCGTCGAAGGCGTCGGCAACCAGCACTACGGCACGGGCGCGGCCATCTCCGTCCTCACCATCGTGATCCTGCTCGGGCTGATGTCGTACTACCTGCGCGCCGCCATGCGCCAAGAGGAGGACGAGAAGTGA
- a CDS encoding carbohydrate ABC transporter permease, which translates to MTATATPVGRPRPVRAVSRRPRRGRARVWARVWPNATALVLFAGFVFPVYWMFNTAFKPNSDIVTDTPVWFPSRPTLDHFATAVRAENFLTLVRNSVTVTLLAVVLALLIALFAAFALARMRFAGRKSIILTFMVAQMAPWEVMVIAIYMTVRDADMLNSLVPLTLFYTVMVLPLTVLTLRGYVAAVPKELEESAMVDGCGRTQAFRRVIFPLLAPGVMATSLFGFITAWNEFPMVLILNKDAQSQTLPLWLSGFQTAFGDDWGATMAAASLFAVPILLLFLYLQRKAVSGLTSGAVKG; encoded by the coding sequence GTGACAGCGACAGCAACGCCGGTGGGCCGGCCGCGCCCGGTACGGGCGGTGAGCCGGCGGCCCCGTCGCGGACGCGCTCGTGTGTGGGCTCGCGTGTGGCCCAACGCGACGGCCCTCGTGCTCTTCGCGGGCTTCGTCTTTCCCGTCTACTGGATGTTCAACACGGCGTTCAAACCGAACAGCGACATCGTCACCGACACCCCGGTCTGGTTCCCCTCGCGCCCCACGCTCGACCACTTCGCCACCGCCGTACGGGCCGAGAACTTCCTGACGCTGGTGCGGAATTCCGTCACCGTGACGCTTCTCGCGGTCGTACTCGCCCTGCTCATCGCGCTGTTCGCAGCGTTCGCCCTGGCGCGCATGCGCTTCGCGGGACGCAAGAGCATCATCCTGACGTTCATGGTCGCGCAGATGGCCCCGTGGGAGGTCATGGTCATCGCGATCTACATGACCGTGCGGGACGCCGACATGCTCAACAGCCTCGTACCGCTGACGCTGTTCTACACCGTCATGGTGCTGCCGCTGACAGTGCTGACGCTGCGCGGCTACGTGGCAGCCGTGCCGAAGGAACTGGAGGAGTCGGCGATGGTGGACGGCTGCGGCCGCACCCAGGCGTTCCGCAGGGTGATCTTCCCGCTGCTGGCCCCCGGCGTGATGGCCACCTCGCTCTTCGGGTTCATCACGGCATGGAACGAGTTCCCGATGGTGCTCATCCTCAACAAGGACGCACAGTCCCAGACCCTGCCGCTGTGGCTGTCCGGGTTTCAGACGGCGTTCGGGGACGACTGGGGTGCCACCATGGCGGCCGCCTCGCTCTTCGCCGTGCCGATCCTGCTGCTCTTCCTGTACCTCCAGCGGAAGGCGGTCAGCGGGCTCACCTCCGGCGCGGTGAAGGGATAG
- a CDS encoding 1-aminocyclopropane-1-carboxylate deaminase/D-cysteine desulfhydrase, giving the protein MLAALDPPPLLPSPLQEIHDERFAGRGIRLLLKRDDLIHPRVPGNKWRKLVPNLRAAVEGGHTALLTFGGAYSNHLRATAAAGRMLGLATVGVVRGDELARRPLNPSLARCAADGMALRFVSRSDYRRRRDPDFAERVLGGSAATRTAREAFRIPEGGSNSLAVHGCTALGEELRGRTDVAAVACGTGGTLAGLAAGLGPGQRALGVPVLRGGFLAGDIRELQRRTFGGPRGTWRLDERFHFGGYARSDPQLEEFARDFERRHSLPPLERIYVAKLLFALTTLADEGAFAPGSTVTAVVTGPR; this is encoded by the coding sequence CTGCTCGCCGCTCTCGACCCTCCGCCGCTGCTCCCCTCGCCGCTCCAGGAGATCCACGACGAGCGCTTCGCCGGACGCGGCATACGGCTGCTGCTCAAGCGCGACGATCTGATACACCCGCGCGTTCCGGGCAACAAATGGCGAAAACTCGTCCCTAACCTGCGTGCCGCGGTCGAGGGCGGCCACACGGCACTGCTGACGTTCGGCGGCGCCTACTCCAACCATCTCCGGGCGACCGCCGCCGCCGGCCGGATGCTCGGACTCGCCACCGTCGGCGTCGTGCGCGGTGACGAACTGGCCCGACGGCCGCTCAACCCCTCGCTCGCGCGGTGTGCCGCCGACGGCATGGCGCTGCGCTTCGTCTCCCGCTCCGACTACCGGCGCCGCCGCGACCCGGACTTCGCCGAGCGGGTGCTCGGCGGCAGCGCTGCGACGAGGACGGCCCGGGAGGCTTTCCGCATACCCGAGGGCGGCAGCAACTCCCTTGCCGTGCACGGGTGCACGGCCCTCGGCGAGGAGCTGCGCGGCCGCACCGACGTCGCCGCCGTGGCGTGCGGGACCGGTGGCACCCTGGCCGGACTCGCGGCCGGACTCGGGCCGGGGCAGCGCGCCCTCGGCGTGCCCGTCCTGCGCGGCGGTTTCCTCGCCGGCGACATCCGTGAACTGCAACGTCGTACGTTCGGCGGCCCCCGCGGCACATGGCGCCTGGACGAGCGCTTCCACTTCGGCGGCTACGCCCGAAGCGACCCCCAACTGGAGGAATTCGCCCGGGACTTCGAGCGCCGGCACTCCCTGCCGCCGCTGGAACGGATCTACGTCGCCAAGCTGCTCTTCGCACTCACCACGCTCGCGGACGAGGGTGCCTTCGCGCCGGGCAGCACCGTGACGGCCGTCGTCACCGGCCCGCGTTAG
- a CDS encoding RNA polymerase sigma factor SigF: MTGHEAREHRAGRIGASADQVVPEQARPHPADPSSQLPEQAERADAMDMQQQQETHGHETARGHEQLGAGQHGARTARAAQFAHFDPHDRSGARGMFIALRGLPDGSPERAELRNHLVRMHLPLVEHLARRFRNRGEPLDDLTQVATIGLIKSVDRFDPERGVEFSTYATPTVVGEIKRHFRDKGWAVRVPRRLQELRLSLTSATAELSQLHGRAPTVHELAQRLSISEEEVLEGLESANAYSTLSLDVPDTDDESPAVADTLGAEDDALEGVEYRESLKPLLEELPPREKKILLLRFFGNMTQSQIAQEVGISQMHVSRLLARTLAQLRDRLLIEE; the protein is encoded by the coding sequence GTGACCGGCCACGAGGCACGGGAGCATCGGGCGGGCCGCATCGGTGCGTCGGCCGACCAGGTCGTGCCTGAGCAGGCCAGGCCGCACCCCGCCGACCCCAGCAGTCAGCTACCGGAGCAGGCAGAGCGGGCGGACGCGATGGACATGCAGCAGCAGCAGGAGACGCACGGACACGAGACCGCACGCGGTCACGAGCAGCTCGGCGCCGGCCAGCACGGTGCCCGTACGGCACGGGCCGCGCAGTTCGCGCACTTCGATCCGCACGACCGCAGCGGAGCCCGGGGCATGTTCATCGCGCTGCGCGGTCTTCCCGACGGCTCCCCCGAGCGCGCCGAACTGCGCAACCACCTGGTGCGGATGCACCTTCCGCTGGTCGAGCACCTGGCCCGCCGCTTCCGCAACAGGGGCGAGCCCCTGGACGACCTCACACAGGTCGCGACGATCGGTCTGATCAAGTCGGTCGACCGTTTCGACCCGGAGCGCGGCGTGGAGTTCTCCACCTACGCCACCCCCACCGTCGTCGGCGAGATCAAGCGCCACTTCCGGGACAAGGGCTGGGCCGTGCGCGTCCCGCGCCGTCTCCAGGAACTGCGCCTGTCGCTCACCTCCGCGACGGCGGAGCTGTCCCAACTCCACGGCAGGGCCCCCACGGTTCACGAGCTGGCCCAGCGTCTGTCGATCTCCGAGGAGGAGGTGCTGGAGGGCCTGGAGTCCGCCAACGCCTACAGCACCCTCTCCCTCGACGTTCCCGACACGGACGACGAGTCGCCGGCCGTCGCGGACACCCTGGGCGCGGAGGACGACGCCCTCGAGGGTGTGGAGTACCGCGAATCGCTCAAGCCGCTCCTGGAGGAACTGCCGCCGCGCGAGAAGAAGATCCTGCTGCTGCGCTTCTTCGGCAACATGACGCAGTCGCAGATCGCGCAGGAGGTCGGCATCTCGCAGATGCACGTATCGCGCCTGCTGGCACGGACGTTGGCGCAGCTGCGCGACAGGCTGCTGATCGAGGAGTGA